A stretch of Xenopus laevis strain J_2021 chromosome 8S, Xenopus_laevis_v10.1, whole genome shotgun sequence DNA encodes these proteins:
- the rtraf.S gene encoding uncharacterized protein LOC496146 isoform X1, with protein MFRRKLQALDYHNPAGFNFKDETEFRNFLVWLEDQKIRHYKIEDRGKLRNIHSSEWPDQYEKYLNDVNCPFKVQDRQESIDWLLGLAVRLEYGDNVSNPDFKAGVMALANLLQIQRHDDYLMMLKAIRILIQERLSPEAVAKSNSSKEGLPVALDKHTLGFDTGDAVLNDAARILRLLHIEELRELQTKINEAIVAVQAIIADPKTDHRLGKVGR; from the exons ATGTTCCGTAGGAAACTGCAGGCTTTAGATTATCACAATCCCGCCGGATTTAACTTTAAAG ATGAAACAGAGTTTCGAAATTTTCTTGTTTGGCTCGAAGATCAAAAAATTAGACATTACAAGATCGAAGACAGAGGAAAGTTACGAAACATACACAGCAGCGAATGGCCGGATCAGTATGAAAAG TATTTGAATGATGTGAATTGTCCATTCAAAGTTCAGGATCGTCAAGAATCAATAGACTGGCTCCTGGGCCTCGCTGTGCGCCTTGAGTATGGGGATAACG TTAGCAATCCTGATTTCAAAGCTGGAGTAATGGCTTTGGCAAATCTTCTGCAAATCCAGAGACATGATGACTACCTTATGATGCTAAAA GCAATTCGAATCCTCATACAGGAACGCTTGTCTCCAGAAGCTGTTGCCAAATCCAACAGCTCAAAAGAG ggCCTCCCAGTTGCGCTGGATAAACACACCCTTGGGTTTGACACAGGAG ATGCTGTTTTAAATGATGCTGCCCGAATCCTGAGATTACTTCATATTGAAGAGCTGCGAGAATTACAGACAAAAATCAATGAAGCTATAGTCGCAGTTCAGGCGATTATCGCTGACCCAAAAACAGACCACAGACTGGGGAAGGTTGGAAGATAA
- the rtraf.S gene encoding uncharacterized protein LOC496146 (The RefSeq protein has 2 substitutions compared to this genomic sequence), translated as MFRRKLQALDYHNPAGFNFKDGTEFRNFLVWLEDQKIRHYKIEDRGKLRNIHSSEWPDQYEKYLNDVNCPFKVQDRQESIDWLLGLAVRLEYGDNAAKYQNAKPYNSDVSKSADPLINLDVSNPDFKAGVMALANLLQIQRHDDYLMMLKAIRILIQERLSPEAVAKSNSSKEGLPVALDKHTLGFDTGDAVLNDAARILRLLHIEELRELQTKINEAIVAVQAIIADPKTDHRLGKVGR; from the exons ATGTTCCGTAGGAAACTGCAGGCTTTAGATTATCACAATCCCGCCGGATTTAACTTTAAAG ATGAAACAGAGTTTCGAAATTTTCTTGTTTGGCTCGAAGATCAAAAAATTAGACATTACAAGATCGAAGACAGAGGAAAGTTACGAAACATACACAGCAGCGAATGGCCGGATCAGTATGAAAAG TATTTGAATGATGTGAATTGTCCATTCAAAGTTCAGGATCGTCAAGAATCAATAGACTGGCTCCTGGGCCTCGCTGTGCGCCTTGAGTATGGGGATAACG CTGCTAAATATCAGAATGCCAAGCCATATAATTCAGATGTTTCCAAAAGCTCTGACCCACTAATAAACTTGGATG TTAGCAATCCTGATTTCAAAGCTGGAGTAATGGCTTTGGCAAATCTTCTGCAAATCCAGAGACATGATGACTACCTTATGATGCTAAAA GCAATTCGAATCCTCATACAGGAACGCTTGTCTCCAGAAGCTGTTGCCAAATCCAACAGCTCAAAAGAG ggCCTCCCAGTTGCGCTGGATAAACACACCCTTGGGTTTGACACAGGAG ATGCTGTTTTAAATGATGCTGCCCGAATCCTGAGATTACTTCATATTGAAGAGCTGCGAGAATTACAGACAAAAATCAATGAAGCTATAGTCGCAGTTCAGGCGATTATCGCTGACCCAAAAACAGACCACAGACTGGGGAAGGTTGGAAGATAA